The Novosphingobium sp. PP1Y genome includes a region encoding these proteins:
- a CDS encoding lytic transglycosylase domain-containing protein, which produces MIYTVAALTALAQQCAPGVATEALVPLLVAESEGNPLAINVNKGPRVNASNLTDAVALVKRYVAAGHSVDIGLGQINSKNLARLGTTIEETFDPCTNLGLASRVLQEGYAQASQHYSGLDAISVTYSLYNTGTMTRGFRNGYVQRVWAAAARVGAIETPPALPSLSSSPTILTSTPQEDSPIAAPEEWVFGQASTGIEVFP; this is translated from the coding sequence ATGATCTACACCGTCGCCGCCCTCACCGCGCTTGCGCAGCAATGCGCTCCTGGTGTTGCGACAGAAGCCCTCGTTCCGCTGCTCGTTGCGGAAAGCGAAGGCAATCCGCTCGCGATCAATGTCAACAAGGGACCGCGCGTGAACGCCTCGAACCTGACCGACGCGGTTGCGCTGGTGAAGCGCTACGTGGCGGCCGGGCACTCGGTCGATATCGGTCTTGGCCAGATCAACTCTAAGAACCTCGCGCGCCTCGGCACGACGATCGAGGAAACCTTCGATCCGTGCACCAACCTAGGCCTTGCCTCGCGCGTCCTGCAAGAAGGCTATGCGCAGGCGAGCCAGCACTATTCAGGGCTCGACGCGATCAGCGTCACCTATTCGCTCTACAACACCGGCACGATGACCCGGGGCTTTCGCAACGGCTACGTCCAGCGGGTCTGGGCGGCCGCGGCCCGGGTCGGCGCGATCGAGACGCCGCCAGCTCTCCCCAGCCTTTCCTCTTCCCCGACCATTCTGACTTCCACGCCGCAGGAGGACAGCCCGATTGCAGCGCCGGAAGAGTGGGTGTTCGGTCAAGCCAGCACCGGAATCGAGGTCTTCCCATGA